The following coding sequences lie in one Polynucleobacter necessarius genomic window:
- a CDS encoding proline--tRNA ligase produces MKASQSFLATLKEAPSDAEVVSHKLMVRAGLIRKLNAGIYNYLPLGLKVIRKVENIIREEMNRAGAIELLMPMIQSAELWQETGRWDKMGPELLRIKDRHDRDFLIQPTSEEVITDLARNEIKSYKQLPVNFYQIQTKFRDERRPRFGIMRGREFSMKDAYSFDRDAEGLKKSYQNMFDAYTRIFRRMGLQFRAVTADNGAIGGSGSQEFHVIAETGEDAIVYCPNSDYAANLEAAESLTLIATRGPANASMTKVATPDQTNCADVAKFLNIPLHKTVKSLLFAADQEKGPAKLFMLLIRGDHELNEVKASKIPGMTQSRFATEAEIKQACNAPAGYLGPVGVSADVKVVADRTVANMSDFICGANDAGYHLTGVNWVRDLPEPLVMDIRNAVIGDLSPDGKGAVDICRGIEVGHVFQLGTRYSEAMGCTYLDQQGKAQPMVMGCYGIGVTRLLGAAIEQGHDDKGIIWPISMAPFEVVICPMGYEKSEAVRAACDQLHDELLAAGIDVILDDRNERPGAMFADWELIGAPFRVVIGDRGLADSQVEFKGRTDVESQNIPLAQIKEKVIAAVQAAKTLVN; encoded by the coding sequence ATGAAAGCATCACAATCATTTCTCGCTACTTTAAAAGAAGCCCCCTCTGACGCAGAGGTAGTTTCACACAAGCTTATGGTGCGCGCAGGCCTTATTCGCAAGCTGAATGCTGGCATTTATAACTATTTACCTCTCGGGTTAAAAGTCATTCGTAAGGTAGAAAACATCATTCGCGAAGAAATGAATCGTGCGGGCGCGATTGAATTGTTGATGCCAATGATTCAGTCAGCTGAACTATGGCAAGAGACTGGTCGCTGGGACAAAATGGGTCCTGAGTTGCTTCGCATTAAAGATCGTCATGATCGTGATTTTTTAATTCAGCCAACTTCCGAAGAAGTCATCACTGATTTAGCTCGTAATGAAATCAAGAGCTACAAACAATTACCGGTCAATTTTTATCAGATTCAAACGAAGTTTCGTGATGAGCGTCGTCCCCGTTTTGGCATTATGCGTGGTCGCGAGTTCAGCATGAAAGACGCCTATTCGTTTGATCGTGATGCAGAAGGCTTAAAAAAGTCTTATCAAAACATGTTTGATGCCTATACCCGTATCTTCAGGCGTATGGGCCTGCAATTCAGAGCAGTGACAGCGGATAACGGGGCTATTGGTGGCTCAGGTTCACAAGAGTTTCATGTGATTGCAGAAACTGGTGAAGATGCGATTGTCTATTGTCCAAATTCTGATTACGCAGCTAATCTTGAGGCTGCTGAATCTCTGACATTAATTGCGACGCGCGGTCCTGCAAATGCATCGATGACTAAGGTAGCAACCCCAGATCAAACCAATTGCGCTGATGTTGCTAAGTTCCTCAATATCCCACTTCATAAGACCGTTAAATCTTTATTGTTTGCCGCTGATCAAGAAAAAGGTCCAGCCAAACTGTTTATGTTGTTGATTCGTGGCGATCACGAACTTAATGAAGTCAAGGCTAGCAAGATTCCAGGAATGACCCAGTCTCGCTTTGCAACTGAGGCGGAAATTAAACAAGCATGCAATGCGCCTGCCGGATATCTCGGTCCTGTAGGTGTTAGCGCTGATGTTAAGGTTGTGGCAGATCGTACAGTTGCCAATATGTCTGATTTTATCTGTGGTGCCAATGATGCTGGTTACCACCTGACTGGCGTCAATTGGGTGCGTGATTTACCTGAACCATTGGTAATGGATATTCGCAATGCCGTAATCGGTGATCTTTCTCCTGATGGAAAAGGTGCGGTTGATATTTGCCGTGGCATTGAAGTTGGCCACGTTTTTCAGTTGGGTACGCGCTACTCTGAAGCAATGGGATGTACGTATTTGGACCAACAAGGAAAAGCGCAGCCGATGGTGATGGGCTGCTATGGCATTGGTGTGACTCGTTTGCTTGGTGCTGCAATTGAGCAGGGTCATGACGATAAAGGGATCATTTGGCCAATTTCAATGGCTCCTTTTGAGGTAGTGATTTGCCCAATGGGCTATGAGAAGTCTGAGGCGGTGAGAGCGGCATGCGATCAATTGCACGATGAATTACTCGCTGCTGGTATTGATGTGATTTTGGATGATCGTAACGAGCGTCCCGGCGCGATGTTTGCTGATTGGGAGTTGATCGGTGCACCATTCCGCGTAGTGATTGGTGATCGTGGTTTAGCTGATTCTCAAGTGGAATTTAAAGGCCGCACTGACGTTGAGTCACAAAATATTCCGTTGGCGCAAATTAAAGAGAAGGTGATTGCCGCAGTTCAAGCTGCTAAAACCCTTGTGAATTAA